The window GTCCTGCTGGCCCAGAAGCGGATCGCCGCATCGCAGCTGCCCGGCATCATCAGCGGCGTGGCGCAGGCCATGGCCTACATCCACCGCAAGGGGATCATCCACCGCGACATCAAGCCGGCCAACATCATCGTTGAAAAAGCGACACGGAACGTCTACCTGGCCGATTTCGGCATCGCCCGCGCCGAGTCGAGCCAAACGCTGACCCAGACCGGCATGATTGTCGGCACGCCGTATTACCTGTCGCCCGAACAGATCAAGGGCCGGAAGACCGACCAGCGTTCGGACATTTATTCTCTGGGCGCCACCTTGTACGAACTGGCCGCCGGCGAGCCGCCGTTCATGGGCGATTCGCCGCTGCAGATCCTTTACCAGCACATCAACGAAAATGCCAGGTCCCTGACCAAGCTGGTCCCGAACATCGATCCCGTCGTGCAGCGCATCATCGTCCGCTGCCTGGAAAAAGACCCGGAGCGGCGTTTCCAGAACGCCGCCGAGATCCTGGCCATACTCGAGGACGGGGCGGGTGCCTTCCCGAACGCCCATTTCGAAAAAACGGTGCTCACGGCCGACATCCGGCCGCGCCGCCGCCCGGCATGGAAGGTAGCGGCTGCCCTGGTTTTCTGCGCGGCGGTGGCCTGCGGCGTCTACTTCATTTGGCTGAACAAAACCGGGCCTTCACCCGTCCCGGTCAAAAAAGAAACAATGACCGTCGTTGCGCCCAAGACCATTGTCAAGGAGGAACCGCTACCGGAGCCAGCCGGTAAACAGGGCGAACGGGTTGCCATGCCGACGGACAACGCACCGGCAAGCAAAATGGAAATTTCTCTTCGCAAACCGGCCGGCAAGGCCCCGGAAAAGGCGGCGGCCCCGGGCACCGTTCATTTCAGTTCGTTTCCGCCGTTGGCCGATGTCTTCCTCGGCGCAAAAAAGATGGGCAACACCGAGCAAATGTTCGCCAGGGAATTCCCGCCCGGCGAATACCGCTTCACCTTTTCCATCCCAGACTACCGTTCTGCCGAGGTGCGCGTCATGGTCGTTGCCGGCGAAACAACGGCCGCCCATTTCCGCTTCCCGCCCTTCCGCAGCTTCACCATTATTGCCCGGCCTTTCGGCCGTGTGTTCATCGACAGCCGGGAATACGGCGACACGCCGCAGACGGTCAAGCTCGCCTACGGCGAACACCTGGTGCGCATCGCCAAGGGCGGCTATATGAACCAGGAGAGGACGATCCGCGTCGACGCCGGCACCAAGAATTCGATTTTTTTTGAGCTCAGCAAGGAGGAAAAAAAATGAGAACCAGCAAAAATACTGCCGCGCTGACGATTCTTCTGTTCGTCCTGGCCCTGGTTGCAGGCGCTTATCCGGCCCTCAATGCCCAGACCGCCCAAGGGGCGGACGACACGACCAAACTGGTCAGGGAGGCGGATGAAGCGTACCAAAACGGCAATTTCAAGCTGGCCATCGAAAAATACCAGCAAGCCATGCGCCTGATCGGCGAAAAGAAGGAGCTGGCCCAGACTAAACAGGAGCTCTTCCAGACCATGACCTCGC is drawn from Candidatus Aminicenantes bacterium and contains these coding sequences:
- a CDS encoding serine/threonine protein kinase, which translates into the protein MECNTCHGEIPEGLTICPHCGGRAAVERGRLAELKKIFSNRYDFIRLLGIGGFAEVYLALDKMLEREVAIKILLPQHSQDPQTVERFLREARLYAKLEHKNIIPVYDTGILEGQVFITMKYIRGESLKHVLLAQKRIAASQLPGIISGVAQAMAYIHRKGIIHRDIKPANIIVEKATRNVYLADFGIARAESSQTLTQTGMIVGTPYYLSPEQIKGRKTDQRSDIYSLGATLYELAAGEPPFMGDSPLQILYQHINENARSLTKLVPNIDPVVQRIIVRCLEKDPERRFQNAAEILAILEDGAGAFPNAHFEKTVLTADIRPRRRPAWKVAAALVFCAAVACGVYFIWLNKTGPSPVPVKKETMTVVAPKTIVKEEPLPEPAGKQGERVAMPTDNAPASKMEISLRKPAGKAPEKAAAPGTVHFSSFPPLADVFLGAKKMGNTEQMFAREFPPGEYRFTFSIPDYRSAEVRVMVVAGETTAAHFRFPPFRSFTIIARPFGRVFIDSREYGDTPQTVKLAYGEHLVRIAKGGYMNQERTIRVDAGTKNSIFFELSKEEKK